Proteins found in one Bombus terrestris chromosome 1, iyBomTerr1.2, whole genome shotgun sequence genomic segment:
- the LOC100644473 gene encoding neutral alpha-glucosidase AB isoform X4 gives MASYVRLGLLFLLVCSFLLIDAVNRDVFKTCEQSSFCRRCRKVKPGKTPYQLLTNTLNQNESSISIDLFNKDTRILYILQLTALKDNTFRLHINEKNPLHDRYEPEYALQDQPRVSKLNLIEKTTDHITITSGENKVILYTNPFRVDLYSQNILVVSANARGLMRFEHYRTKPKKPEQEENTENVEINGNSDGPGDGADDDPGAWEESFKTHHDSKPNGPEAIALDFSFPGAEHAYGVPEHADSFALKSTKQTDPYRLYNLDVFEYEVNERMSIYGAIPVLYAHGKERTTGIFWHNAAETWVDILSSADNNVVESIVNFVSRSAKKSQVDAHFMSEAGVIDVFFMLGPKPLDVFKQYTTLTGTAPLPQMFTLGYHQSRWNYNDQDDVIQVAENFDTHDLPLDVMWLDIEYTDSKKYFTWDGRKFPNPIEMVHNLTAKGRKLVVIIDPHIKRDPGYFLHNDATKMGYYIKTKDGKDYEGWCWPGSSSYLDFFDPAVREYYISQYSLDKFHGTTNDVYIWNDMNEPSVFNGPEVTMPKDVVHYGGWEHRSVHNINGLLLSMATYEALFRRSKGSLRPFTLVRSFFAGSQRYTAMWTGDNTGDWDHLRVSYPMCLSLAVSGMSFCGADVAGFFKNPDSELFIRWNQAGAWLPFYRQHSHIETKRREPWLFNEETLQIVKEAFRMRYSYLPLWYTLFREHEVNGTPVVRPLWAHYPSETETYAIDDEILIGDSILVRPVFQPSVTDVNVYFPGEGTVIWYDVDTMQPYYRPGLVNIPVTLHKIPVFQRGGSIVPRKMRIRRSTVAMKNDPYTLIVTTDSAGKANGTLYIDDEASFEYRHGKYLYLRLTFERNKLTSTFIDKLSSYQTESWLERVDIANPPKGVKSAILNSRSMAKVNLETKYNPNNNVLTVRKPGVNMGEEWSIELIH, from the exons ATGGCCTCATACGTGCG ATTGGGATTACTATTTCTATTAGTATGTTCTTTCCTCCTTATCGATGCAGTTAATAGAGATGTATTTAAAACATGCGAGCAGAGTAGCTTTTGCAG aCGTTGCAGAAAAGTTAAGCCTGGAAAAACACCATATCAACTTTTAACAAATACTTTAAATCAAAATGAGTCCAGTATAAGTATAGACTTGTTTAATAAAGATAcaagaattctttatatattgcAATTAACTGCACTAAAGGATAATACATTTAGACTCCATATCAATGAAAAAAATCCATTACATGATAGATATGAGCCTGAATATGCTCTTCAGGATCAACCACGAGtatctaaattaaatttaattgaaaaaactACAGATCATATAACTATAACAAGTGGAGAAAACAAAGTTATCTTATATACTAATCCATTTAGAGTGGATTTATACTCTCAAAATATATTGGTTGTGTCTGCAAATGCAAGAGGTCTTATGAGATTTGAACATTATCGTACAAAACCTAA GAAACCAGAACAAGAAGAAAATActgaaaatgttgaaataaatGGCAATAGTGATGGTCCGGGTGATGGTGCAGATGATGATCCAGGTGCATGGGAGGAAAGTTTTAAAACTCATCATGATTCAAAACCTAATGGCCCAGAAGCAATTGCTTTGGACTTCAGCTTTCCTGGTGCTGAACACGCATATGGTGTACCAGAACATGCAGATTCCTTTGCTCTAAAATCTACAAAACAGACTGATCCTTACAGATTATACAATTTAGATGTATTTGAATATGAAGTCAATGAAAGAATGTCAATTTATGGAGCAATACCTGTTCTCTATGCTCATGGTAAAGAAAGAACAACTGGTATCTTCTGGCATAATGCTGCAGAAACATGGGTCGATATTTTATCAAGTGCAGACAATAATGTCGTAGAAAGTATTGTAAACTTTGTATCTCGATCTGCTAAAAAGTCACAAGTGGATGCTCATTTCATGTCAGAAGCTGGTGTGATAGACGTGTTCTTTATGTTAGGTCCTAAGCCTCTGGATGTATTTAAACAGTACACAACTTTAACAGGTACAGCACCATTACCTCAAATGTTTACTTTAGGCTATCATCAAAGTCGTTGGAATTACAACGATCAAGATGATGTTATACAAGTAGCAGAAAATTTTGATACACATGATTTACCTTTGGATGTTATGTGGCTCGATATCGAGTACACCgacagtaaaaaatattttacttgggACGGGCGAAAATTTCCAAATCCTATTGAAATGGTGCATAATTTAACTGCAAAAGGTAGAAAATTGGTTGTAATTATTGATCCGCATATTAAACGTGACCCTGGTTACTTTTTGCATAATGATGCCACAAAAATGGgttattacattaaaacaaaaGATGGAAAAGACTACGAGGGTTGGTGTTGGCCAGGATCATCCTCGTATTTAGACTTTTTCGATCCAGCAGTACGAGAATATTACATCAGTCAATATAGTTTAGATAAATTCCATGGTACCACTAATGATGTGTACATCTGGAATGATATGAACGAACCAAGCGTATTTAATGGTCCTGAAGTAACTATGCCTAAAGATGTAGTCCATTATGGTGGTTGGGAGCATAGAAGTGTTCACAATATTAATGGACTTCTTTTGTCTATGGCTACGTATGAAGCTTTATTTAGAAGATCAAAAGGCTCACTACGACCATTTACTCTTGTGAGATCTTTCTTCGCtggttcacaacgttatacagctATGTGGACTGGCGATAATACAGGCGATTGGGATCACCTACGTGTAAGTTATCCGATGTGCCTCTCTTTAGCCGTTTCTGGAATGTCATTTTGTGGAGCAGATGTTGCTGGTTTCTTCAAAAATCCAGACTCTGAACTGTTCATTAGATGGAATCAAGCTGGTGCCTGGCTTCCTTTTTATCGTCAACATTCTCATATTGAAACTAAACGGCGTGAACCTTGGTTATTTAACGAAGAAACTCTTCAAATTGTCAAAGAGGCTTTTAGAATGAGATATTCATATCTACCATTATGGTATACACTTTTCCGAGAACATGAAGTAAATGGCACTCCGGTAGTGCGACCTTTATGGGCTCATTATCCAAGTGAAACTGAGACATATGCTATCGatgatgaaatattaatcgGTGACTCTATACTTGTACGCCCGGTCTTTCAACCATCAGTTACAGATGTTAACGTATATTTCCCTGGAGAAGGCACAGTAATTTGGTATGATGTTGATACCATGCAACCATATTATCGACCAGGCTTAGTTAATATTCCGGTGACTCTTCATAAAATTCCGGTATTCCAAAGAGGCGGCTCTATCGTTCCACGTAAAATGAGAATACGTCGTAGTACAGTAGCAATGAAAAATGATCCCTATACTTTAATAGTTACCACAGATTCTGCGGGTAAAGCTAATGGCACATTGTACATCGATGATGAAGCTAGCTTTGAATATCGTCATGgaaaatacttatatttaagaCTCACttttgaaagaaataaattaacttCTACATTTATCGACAAATTATCTTCATATCAGACAGAAAGCTGGTTGGAAAGGGTAGATATTGCAAATCCACCTAAAGGTGTTAAATCTGCTATATTAAATTCACGCA GTATGGCAAAGGTTAATCTGGAGACTAAATACAATCCAAACAATAATGTATTAACCGTGCGTAAGCCAGGTGTAAATATGGGAGAAGAATGGTCTATCGAACTGATCCATTAG
- the LOC100644473 gene encoding neutral alpha-glucosidase AB isoform X1, whose translation MFFPLLFRNKTLGLLFLLVCSFLLIDAVNRDVFKTCEQSSFCRRCRKVKPGKTPYQLLTNTLNQNESSISIDLFNKDTRILYILQLTALKDNTFRLHINEKNPLHDRYEPEYALQDQPRVSKLNLIEKTTDHITITSGENKVILYTNPFRVDLYSQNILVVSANARGLMRFEHYRTKPNRKPEQEENTENVEINGNSDGPGDGADDDPGAWEESFKTHHDSKPNGPEAIALDFSFPGAEHAYGVPEHADSFALKSTKQTDPYRLYNLDVFEYEVNERMSIYGAIPVLYAHGKERTTGIFWHNAAETWVDILSSADNNVVESIVNFVSRSAKKSQVDAHFMSEAGVIDVFFMLGPKPLDVFKQYTTLTGTAPLPQMFTLGYHQSRWNYNDQDDVIQVAENFDTHDLPLDVMWLDIEYTDSKKYFTWDGRKFPNPIEMVHNLTAKGRKLVVIIDPHIKRDPGYFLHNDATKMGYYIKTKDGKDYEGWCWPGSSSYLDFFDPAVREYYISQYSLDKFHGTTNDVYIWNDMNEPSVFNGPEVTMPKDVVHYGGWEHRSVHNINGLLLSMATYEALFRRSKGSLRPFTLVRSFFAGSQRYTAMWTGDNTGDWDHLRVSYPMCLSLAVSGMSFCGADVAGFFKNPDSELFIRWNQAGAWLPFYRQHSHIETKRREPWLFNEETLQIVKEAFRMRYSYLPLWYTLFREHEVNGTPVVRPLWAHYPSETETYAIDDEILIGDSILVRPVFQPSVTDVNVYFPGEGTVIWYDVDTMQPYYRPGLVNIPVTLHKIPVFQRGGSIVPRKMRIRRSTVAMKNDPYTLIVTTDSAGKANGTLYIDDEASFEYRHGKYLYLRLTFERNKLTSTFIDKLSSYQTESWLERVDIANPPKGVKSAILNSRSMAKVNLETKYNPNNNVLTVRKPGVNMGEEWSIELIH comes from the exons atgttCTTTCCGCTATTGTTCAGGAATAAAAC ATTGGGATTACTATTTCTATTAGTATGTTCTTTCCTCCTTATCGATGCAGTTAATAGAGATGTATTTAAAACATGCGAGCAGAGTAGCTTTTGCAG aCGTTGCAGAAAAGTTAAGCCTGGAAAAACACCATATCAACTTTTAACAAATACTTTAAATCAAAATGAGTCCAGTATAAGTATAGACTTGTTTAATAAAGATAcaagaattctttatatattgcAATTAACTGCACTAAAGGATAATACATTTAGACTCCATATCAATGAAAAAAATCCATTACATGATAGATATGAGCCTGAATATGCTCTTCAGGATCAACCACGAGtatctaaattaaatttaattgaaaaaactACAGATCATATAACTATAACAAGTGGAGAAAACAAAGTTATCTTATATACTAATCCATTTAGAGTGGATTTATACTCTCAAAATATATTGGTTGTGTCTGCAAATGCAAGAGGTCTTATGAGATTTGAACATTATCGTACAAAACCTAA CAGGAAACCAGAACAAGAAGAAAATActgaaaatgttgaaataaatGGCAATAGTGATGGTCCGGGTGATGGTGCAGATGATGATCCAGGTGCATGGGAGGAAAGTTTTAAAACTCATCATGATTCAAAACCTAATGGCCCAGAAGCAATTGCTTTGGACTTCAGCTTTCCTGGTGCTGAACACGCATATGGTGTACCAGAACATGCAGATTCCTTTGCTCTAAAATCTACAAAACAGACTGATCCTTACAGATTATACAATTTAGATGTATTTGAATATGAAGTCAATGAAAGAATGTCAATTTATGGAGCAATACCTGTTCTCTATGCTCATGGTAAAGAAAGAACAACTGGTATCTTCTGGCATAATGCTGCAGAAACATGGGTCGATATTTTATCAAGTGCAGACAATAATGTCGTAGAAAGTATTGTAAACTTTGTATCTCGATCTGCTAAAAAGTCACAAGTGGATGCTCATTTCATGTCAGAAGCTGGTGTGATAGACGTGTTCTTTATGTTAGGTCCTAAGCCTCTGGATGTATTTAAACAGTACACAACTTTAACAGGTACAGCACCATTACCTCAAATGTTTACTTTAGGCTATCATCAAAGTCGTTGGAATTACAACGATCAAGATGATGTTATACAAGTAGCAGAAAATTTTGATACACATGATTTACCTTTGGATGTTATGTGGCTCGATATCGAGTACACCgacagtaaaaaatattttacttgggACGGGCGAAAATTTCCAAATCCTATTGAAATGGTGCATAATTTAACTGCAAAAGGTAGAAAATTGGTTGTAATTATTGATCCGCATATTAAACGTGACCCTGGTTACTTTTTGCATAATGATGCCACAAAAATGGgttattacattaaaacaaaaGATGGAAAAGACTACGAGGGTTGGTGTTGGCCAGGATCATCCTCGTATTTAGACTTTTTCGATCCAGCAGTACGAGAATATTACATCAGTCAATATAGTTTAGATAAATTCCATGGTACCACTAATGATGTGTACATCTGGAATGATATGAACGAACCAAGCGTATTTAATGGTCCTGAAGTAACTATGCCTAAAGATGTAGTCCATTATGGTGGTTGGGAGCATAGAAGTGTTCACAATATTAATGGACTTCTTTTGTCTATGGCTACGTATGAAGCTTTATTTAGAAGATCAAAAGGCTCACTACGACCATTTACTCTTGTGAGATCTTTCTTCGCtggttcacaacgttatacagctATGTGGACTGGCGATAATACAGGCGATTGGGATCACCTACGTGTAAGTTATCCGATGTGCCTCTCTTTAGCCGTTTCTGGAATGTCATTTTGTGGAGCAGATGTTGCTGGTTTCTTCAAAAATCCAGACTCTGAACTGTTCATTAGATGGAATCAAGCTGGTGCCTGGCTTCCTTTTTATCGTCAACATTCTCATATTGAAACTAAACGGCGTGAACCTTGGTTATTTAACGAAGAAACTCTTCAAATTGTCAAAGAGGCTTTTAGAATGAGATATTCATATCTACCATTATGGTATACACTTTTCCGAGAACATGAAGTAAATGGCACTCCGGTAGTGCGACCTTTATGGGCTCATTATCCAAGTGAAACTGAGACATATGCTATCGatgatgaaatattaatcgGTGACTCTATACTTGTACGCCCGGTCTTTCAACCATCAGTTACAGATGTTAACGTATATTTCCCTGGAGAAGGCACAGTAATTTGGTATGATGTTGATACCATGCAACCATATTATCGACCAGGCTTAGTTAATATTCCGGTGACTCTTCATAAAATTCCGGTATTCCAAAGAGGCGGCTCTATCGTTCCACGTAAAATGAGAATACGTCGTAGTACAGTAGCAATGAAAAATGATCCCTATACTTTAATAGTTACCACAGATTCTGCGGGTAAAGCTAATGGCACATTGTACATCGATGATGAAGCTAGCTTTGAATATCGTCATGgaaaatacttatatttaagaCTCACttttgaaagaaataaattaacttCTACATTTATCGACAAATTATCTTCATATCAGACAGAAAGCTGGTTGGAAAGGGTAGATATTGCAAATCCACCTAAAGGTGTTAAATCTGCTATATTAAATTCACGCA GTATGGCAAAGGTTAATCTGGAGACTAAATACAATCCAAACAATAATGTATTAACCGTGCGTAAGCCAGGTGTAAATATGGGAGAAGAATGGTCTATCGAACTGATCCATTAG
- the LOC100644473 gene encoding neutral alpha-glucosidase AB isoform X2, which yields MFFPLLFRNKTLGLLFLLVCSFLLIDAVNRDVFKTCEQSSFCRRCRKVKPGKTPYQLLTNTLNQNESSISIDLFNKDTRILYILQLTALKDNTFRLHINEKNPLHDRYEPEYALQDQPRVSKLNLIEKTTDHITITSGENKVILYTNPFRVDLYSQNILVVSANARGLMRFEHYRTKPKKPEQEENTENVEINGNSDGPGDGADDDPGAWEESFKTHHDSKPNGPEAIALDFSFPGAEHAYGVPEHADSFALKSTKQTDPYRLYNLDVFEYEVNERMSIYGAIPVLYAHGKERTTGIFWHNAAETWVDILSSADNNVVESIVNFVSRSAKKSQVDAHFMSEAGVIDVFFMLGPKPLDVFKQYTTLTGTAPLPQMFTLGYHQSRWNYNDQDDVIQVAENFDTHDLPLDVMWLDIEYTDSKKYFTWDGRKFPNPIEMVHNLTAKGRKLVVIIDPHIKRDPGYFLHNDATKMGYYIKTKDGKDYEGWCWPGSSSYLDFFDPAVREYYISQYSLDKFHGTTNDVYIWNDMNEPSVFNGPEVTMPKDVVHYGGWEHRSVHNINGLLLSMATYEALFRRSKGSLRPFTLVRSFFAGSQRYTAMWTGDNTGDWDHLRVSYPMCLSLAVSGMSFCGADVAGFFKNPDSELFIRWNQAGAWLPFYRQHSHIETKRREPWLFNEETLQIVKEAFRMRYSYLPLWYTLFREHEVNGTPVVRPLWAHYPSETETYAIDDEILIGDSILVRPVFQPSVTDVNVYFPGEGTVIWYDVDTMQPYYRPGLVNIPVTLHKIPVFQRGGSIVPRKMRIRRSTVAMKNDPYTLIVTTDSAGKANGTLYIDDEASFEYRHGKYLYLRLTFERNKLTSTFIDKLSSYQTESWLERVDIANPPKGVKSAILNSRSMAKVNLETKYNPNNNVLTVRKPGVNMGEEWSIELIH from the exons atgttCTTTCCGCTATTGTTCAGGAATAAAAC ATTGGGATTACTATTTCTATTAGTATGTTCTTTCCTCCTTATCGATGCAGTTAATAGAGATGTATTTAAAACATGCGAGCAGAGTAGCTTTTGCAG aCGTTGCAGAAAAGTTAAGCCTGGAAAAACACCATATCAACTTTTAACAAATACTTTAAATCAAAATGAGTCCAGTATAAGTATAGACTTGTTTAATAAAGATAcaagaattctttatatattgcAATTAACTGCACTAAAGGATAATACATTTAGACTCCATATCAATGAAAAAAATCCATTACATGATAGATATGAGCCTGAATATGCTCTTCAGGATCAACCACGAGtatctaaattaaatttaattgaaaaaactACAGATCATATAACTATAACAAGTGGAGAAAACAAAGTTATCTTATATACTAATCCATTTAGAGTGGATTTATACTCTCAAAATATATTGGTTGTGTCTGCAAATGCAAGAGGTCTTATGAGATTTGAACATTATCGTACAAAACCTAA GAAACCAGAACAAGAAGAAAATActgaaaatgttgaaataaatGGCAATAGTGATGGTCCGGGTGATGGTGCAGATGATGATCCAGGTGCATGGGAGGAAAGTTTTAAAACTCATCATGATTCAAAACCTAATGGCCCAGAAGCAATTGCTTTGGACTTCAGCTTTCCTGGTGCTGAACACGCATATGGTGTACCAGAACATGCAGATTCCTTTGCTCTAAAATCTACAAAACAGACTGATCCTTACAGATTATACAATTTAGATGTATTTGAATATGAAGTCAATGAAAGAATGTCAATTTATGGAGCAATACCTGTTCTCTATGCTCATGGTAAAGAAAGAACAACTGGTATCTTCTGGCATAATGCTGCAGAAACATGGGTCGATATTTTATCAAGTGCAGACAATAATGTCGTAGAAAGTATTGTAAACTTTGTATCTCGATCTGCTAAAAAGTCACAAGTGGATGCTCATTTCATGTCAGAAGCTGGTGTGATAGACGTGTTCTTTATGTTAGGTCCTAAGCCTCTGGATGTATTTAAACAGTACACAACTTTAACAGGTACAGCACCATTACCTCAAATGTTTACTTTAGGCTATCATCAAAGTCGTTGGAATTACAACGATCAAGATGATGTTATACAAGTAGCAGAAAATTTTGATACACATGATTTACCTTTGGATGTTATGTGGCTCGATATCGAGTACACCgacagtaaaaaatattttacttgggACGGGCGAAAATTTCCAAATCCTATTGAAATGGTGCATAATTTAACTGCAAAAGGTAGAAAATTGGTTGTAATTATTGATCCGCATATTAAACGTGACCCTGGTTACTTTTTGCATAATGATGCCACAAAAATGGgttattacattaaaacaaaaGATGGAAAAGACTACGAGGGTTGGTGTTGGCCAGGATCATCCTCGTATTTAGACTTTTTCGATCCAGCAGTACGAGAATATTACATCAGTCAATATAGTTTAGATAAATTCCATGGTACCACTAATGATGTGTACATCTGGAATGATATGAACGAACCAAGCGTATTTAATGGTCCTGAAGTAACTATGCCTAAAGATGTAGTCCATTATGGTGGTTGGGAGCATAGAAGTGTTCACAATATTAATGGACTTCTTTTGTCTATGGCTACGTATGAAGCTTTATTTAGAAGATCAAAAGGCTCACTACGACCATTTACTCTTGTGAGATCTTTCTTCGCtggttcacaacgttatacagctATGTGGACTGGCGATAATACAGGCGATTGGGATCACCTACGTGTAAGTTATCCGATGTGCCTCTCTTTAGCCGTTTCTGGAATGTCATTTTGTGGAGCAGATGTTGCTGGTTTCTTCAAAAATCCAGACTCTGAACTGTTCATTAGATGGAATCAAGCTGGTGCCTGGCTTCCTTTTTATCGTCAACATTCTCATATTGAAACTAAACGGCGTGAACCTTGGTTATTTAACGAAGAAACTCTTCAAATTGTCAAAGAGGCTTTTAGAATGAGATATTCATATCTACCATTATGGTATACACTTTTCCGAGAACATGAAGTAAATGGCACTCCGGTAGTGCGACCTTTATGGGCTCATTATCCAAGTGAAACTGAGACATATGCTATCGatgatgaaatattaatcgGTGACTCTATACTTGTACGCCCGGTCTTTCAACCATCAGTTACAGATGTTAACGTATATTTCCCTGGAGAAGGCACAGTAATTTGGTATGATGTTGATACCATGCAACCATATTATCGACCAGGCTTAGTTAATATTCCGGTGACTCTTCATAAAATTCCGGTATTCCAAAGAGGCGGCTCTATCGTTCCACGTAAAATGAGAATACGTCGTAGTACAGTAGCAATGAAAAATGATCCCTATACTTTAATAGTTACCACAGATTCTGCGGGTAAAGCTAATGGCACATTGTACATCGATGATGAAGCTAGCTTTGAATATCGTCATGgaaaatacttatatttaagaCTCACttttgaaagaaataaattaacttCTACATTTATCGACAAATTATCTTCATATCAGACAGAAAGCTGGTTGGAAAGGGTAGATATTGCAAATCCACCTAAAGGTGTTAAATCTGCTATATTAAATTCACGCA GTATGGCAAAGGTTAATCTGGAGACTAAATACAATCCAAACAATAATGTATTAACCGTGCGTAAGCCAGGTGTAAATATGGGAGAAGAATGGTCTATCGAACTGATCCATTAG
- the LOC100644473 gene encoding neutral alpha-glucosidase AB isoform X3: MASYVRLGLLFLLVCSFLLIDAVNRDVFKTCEQSSFCRRCRKVKPGKTPYQLLTNTLNQNESSISIDLFNKDTRILYILQLTALKDNTFRLHINEKNPLHDRYEPEYALQDQPRVSKLNLIEKTTDHITITSGENKVILYTNPFRVDLYSQNILVVSANARGLMRFEHYRTKPNRKPEQEENTENVEINGNSDGPGDGADDDPGAWEESFKTHHDSKPNGPEAIALDFSFPGAEHAYGVPEHADSFALKSTKQTDPYRLYNLDVFEYEVNERMSIYGAIPVLYAHGKERTTGIFWHNAAETWVDILSSADNNVVESIVNFVSRSAKKSQVDAHFMSEAGVIDVFFMLGPKPLDVFKQYTTLTGTAPLPQMFTLGYHQSRWNYNDQDDVIQVAENFDTHDLPLDVMWLDIEYTDSKKYFTWDGRKFPNPIEMVHNLTAKGRKLVVIIDPHIKRDPGYFLHNDATKMGYYIKTKDGKDYEGWCWPGSSSYLDFFDPAVREYYISQYSLDKFHGTTNDVYIWNDMNEPSVFNGPEVTMPKDVVHYGGWEHRSVHNINGLLLSMATYEALFRRSKGSLRPFTLVRSFFAGSQRYTAMWTGDNTGDWDHLRVSYPMCLSLAVSGMSFCGADVAGFFKNPDSELFIRWNQAGAWLPFYRQHSHIETKRREPWLFNEETLQIVKEAFRMRYSYLPLWYTLFREHEVNGTPVVRPLWAHYPSETETYAIDDEILIGDSILVRPVFQPSVTDVNVYFPGEGTVIWYDVDTMQPYYRPGLVNIPVTLHKIPVFQRGGSIVPRKMRIRRSTVAMKNDPYTLIVTTDSAGKANGTLYIDDEASFEYRHGKYLYLRLTFERNKLTSTFIDKLSSYQTESWLERVDIANPPKGVKSAILNSRSMAKVNLETKYNPNNNVLTVRKPGVNMGEEWSIELIH; encoded by the exons ATGGCCTCATACGTGCG ATTGGGATTACTATTTCTATTAGTATGTTCTTTCCTCCTTATCGATGCAGTTAATAGAGATGTATTTAAAACATGCGAGCAGAGTAGCTTTTGCAG aCGTTGCAGAAAAGTTAAGCCTGGAAAAACACCATATCAACTTTTAACAAATACTTTAAATCAAAATGAGTCCAGTATAAGTATAGACTTGTTTAATAAAGATAcaagaattctttatatattgcAATTAACTGCACTAAAGGATAATACATTTAGACTCCATATCAATGAAAAAAATCCATTACATGATAGATATGAGCCTGAATATGCTCTTCAGGATCAACCACGAGtatctaaattaaatttaattgaaaaaactACAGATCATATAACTATAACAAGTGGAGAAAACAAAGTTATCTTATATACTAATCCATTTAGAGTGGATTTATACTCTCAAAATATATTGGTTGTGTCTGCAAATGCAAGAGGTCTTATGAGATTTGAACATTATCGTACAAAACCTAA CAGGAAACCAGAACAAGAAGAAAATActgaaaatgttgaaataaatGGCAATAGTGATGGTCCGGGTGATGGTGCAGATGATGATCCAGGTGCATGGGAGGAAAGTTTTAAAACTCATCATGATTCAAAACCTAATGGCCCAGAAGCAATTGCTTTGGACTTCAGCTTTCCTGGTGCTGAACACGCATATGGTGTACCAGAACATGCAGATTCCTTTGCTCTAAAATCTACAAAACAGACTGATCCTTACAGATTATACAATTTAGATGTATTTGAATATGAAGTCAATGAAAGAATGTCAATTTATGGAGCAATACCTGTTCTCTATGCTCATGGTAAAGAAAGAACAACTGGTATCTTCTGGCATAATGCTGCAGAAACATGGGTCGATATTTTATCAAGTGCAGACAATAATGTCGTAGAAAGTATTGTAAACTTTGTATCTCGATCTGCTAAAAAGTCACAAGTGGATGCTCATTTCATGTCAGAAGCTGGTGTGATAGACGTGTTCTTTATGTTAGGTCCTAAGCCTCTGGATGTATTTAAACAGTACACAACTTTAACAGGTACAGCACCATTACCTCAAATGTTTACTTTAGGCTATCATCAAAGTCGTTGGAATTACAACGATCAAGATGATGTTATACAAGTAGCAGAAAATTTTGATACACATGATTTACCTTTGGATGTTATGTGGCTCGATATCGAGTACACCgacagtaaaaaatattttacttgggACGGGCGAAAATTTCCAAATCCTATTGAAATGGTGCATAATTTAACTGCAAAAGGTAGAAAATTGGTTGTAATTATTGATCCGCATATTAAACGTGACCCTGGTTACTTTTTGCATAATGATGCCACAAAAATGGgttattacattaaaacaaaaGATGGAAAAGACTACGAGGGTTGGTGTTGGCCAGGATCATCCTCGTATTTAGACTTTTTCGATCCAGCAGTACGAGAATATTACATCAGTCAATATAGTTTAGATAAATTCCATGGTACCACTAATGATGTGTACATCTGGAATGATATGAACGAACCAAGCGTATTTAATGGTCCTGAAGTAACTATGCCTAAAGATGTAGTCCATTATGGTGGTTGGGAGCATAGAAGTGTTCACAATATTAATGGACTTCTTTTGTCTATGGCTACGTATGAAGCTTTATTTAGAAGATCAAAAGGCTCACTACGACCATTTACTCTTGTGAGATCTTTCTTCGCtggttcacaacgttatacagctATGTGGACTGGCGATAATACAGGCGATTGGGATCACCTACGTGTAAGTTATCCGATGTGCCTCTCTTTAGCCGTTTCTGGAATGTCATTTTGTGGAGCAGATGTTGCTGGTTTCTTCAAAAATCCAGACTCTGAACTGTTCATTAGATGGAATCAAGCTGGTGCCTGGCTTCCTTTTTATCGTCAACATTCTCATATTGAAACTAAACGGCGTGAACCTTGGTTATTTAACGAAGAAACTCTTCAAATTGTCAAAGAGGCTTTTAGAATGAGATATTCATATCTACCATTATGGTATACACTTTTCCGAGAACATGAAGTAAATGGCACTCCGGTAGTGCGACCTTTATGGGCTCATTATCCAAGTGAAACTGAGACATATGCTATCGatgatgaaatattaatcgGTGACTCTATACTTGTACGCCCGGTCTTTCAACCATCAGTTACAGATGTTAACGTATATTTCCCTGGAGAAGGCACAGTAATTTGGTATGATGTTGATACCATGCAACCATATTATCGACCAGGCTTAGTTAATATTCCGGTGACTCTTCATAAAATTCCGGTATTCCAAAGAGGCGGCTCTATCGTTCCACGTAAAATGAGAATACGTCGTAGTACAGTAGCAATGAAAAATGATCCCTATACTTTAATAGTTACCACAGATTCTGCGGGTAAAGCTAATGGCACATTGTACATCGATGATGAAGCTAGCTTTGAATATCGTCATGgaaaatacttatatttaagaCTCACttttgaaagaaataaattaacttCTACATTTATCGACAAATTATCTTCATATCAGACAGAAAGCTGGTTGGAAAGGGTAGATATTGCAAATCCACCTAAAGGTGTTAAATCTGCTATATTAAATTCACGCA GTATGGCAAAGGTTAATCTGGAGACTAAATACAATCCAAACAATAATGTATTAACCGTGCGTAAGCCAGGTGTAAATATGGGAGAAGAATGGTCTATCGAACTGATCCATTAG